The following proteins are co-located in the Haloprofundus halophilus genome:
- a CDS encoding group I truncated hemoglobin, translating into MSQSMYRRIGGKDAVEDVVDDFYDRVLADERLVEYFEGMEMEQLRAHQVQFISSVAGGPVEYTGGNMREAHAHLDIDEADFDAVGAHLERALRENGVSDDDIDGIMSEVVALKDPILGRP; encoded by the coding sequence ATGTCTCAATCAATGTACCGAAGGATCGGCGGTAAAGACGCCGTCGAAGACGTCGTCGACGACTTCTACGACCGCGTTCTCGCCGACGAACGGCTCGTCGAATACTTCGAGGGAATGGAGATGGAACAGCTCCGTGCCCACCAAGTCCAGTTCATCAGTTCGGTCGCCGGCGGCCCGGTCGAGTACACCGGCGGCAACATGCGCGAAGCGCACGCCCACCTCGATATCGACGAAGCGGATTTCGACGCCGTCGGCGCTCACCTCGAACGCGCGCTGCGCGAAAACGGCGTCAGTGACGACGATATCGACGGTATCATGAGCGAAGTCGTCGCCCTCAAAGACCCGATACTCGGACGGCCCTGA
- the thiE gene encoding thiamine phosphate synthase produces MNKPVNTYLVTQADLSAGRSSETVVREAIEGGVDVVQLREKHASARERYRLARVLRELTTEAGVPFVVNDRVDIAVAVDADGVHLGDDDLPVSAARAQLGENALVGRSVSTVAAARRAAEAGADYLGVGAVFPTSSKDVPEDESNVGVETVAAVADAVEVPIVGIGGITAENAGDVVEAGADGVAVVSEITSASDPETATRRLASAVEAGRRKR; encoded by the coding sequence ATGAATAAACCGGTGAACACGTATCTTGTCACGCAGGCGGACCTCTCTGCGGGACGGTCCAGCGAGACGGTAGTCCGCGAAGCCATCGAGGGCGGCGTCGACGTCGTCCAACTGCGGGAGAAACACGCCAGCGCGCGAGAACGGTACCGCCTCGCGCGGGTGTTGCGCGAACTGACGACCGAGGCGGGAGTCCCGTTCGTCGTCAACGACCGCGTCGACATCGCCGTCGCCGTCGACGCCGACGGCGTCCACCTCGGCGACGACGACCTCCCCGTCTCGGCCGCGCGGGCACAGCTCGGCGAGAACGCGCTCGTCGGCCGGTCGGTGTCGACCGTCGCGGCCGCGCGGCGAGCGGCCGAAGCGGGGGCGGATTATCTGGGCGTCGGTGCCGTGTTCCCCACGTCCTCGAAAGACGTCCCCGAGGACGAGTCGAACGTCGGCGTCGAGACCGTCGCGGCCGTCGCGGACGCCGTCGAAGTCCCTATCGTCGGAATCGGCGGCATCACGGCGGAGAATGCCGGAGATGTCGTCGAGGCCGGTGCCGACGGGGTCGCGGTCGTCTCCGAGATAACGAGTGCGTCCGACCCGGAGACGGCGACGCGCCGACTCGCTTCGGCCGTCGAGGCCGGGAGGCGGAAACGATGA
- the thiM gene encoding hydroxyethylthiazole kinase has protein sequence MTDGPRLDVVGTLSAVEADAPLVNALTNEVTVNDVANATLHWGGLPVMSDDTREVADMVAGADGCLLNMGTVSERGETAMLTAGRAANDEGVPVVVDPVGVGATPTRSAVADRLVTELDVAVVNGNRAEITALTGEDAEVRGVESVGEYADIAETAIACARRTDAVVVASGETDIVADAETAYEVDVGDPMMGTVVGTGCMLGATLAVFAAATADPLRAALVGTAAYGLAGERAAAGEYGEYEGPASYKIAFLDAVAGMANDDEFDLSGRVREVRS, from the coding sequence ATGACCGACGGTCCTCGTCTCGACGTGGTCGGGACGCTCTCGGCCGTCGAAGCGGACGCACCGCTCGTCAACGCGTTGACGAACGAGGTCACGGTGAACGACGTGGCGAACGCCACGCTCCACTGGGGCGGCCTGCCGGTCATGTCCGACGACACGCGGGAGGTCGCCGATATGGTTGCGGGCGCCGACGGCTGTCTGTTGAACATGGGAACCGTCAGCGAACGCGGCGAGACGGCGATGCTGACCGCCGGTCGCGCCGCCAACGACGAGGGCGTTCCGGTCGTCGTCGACCCCGTCGGCGTCGGTGCGACGCCGACCCGCTCGGCGGTCGCCGACCGTCTCGTCACCGAACTCGACGTCGCGGTCGTCAACGGCAACCGCGCCGAAATCACCGCACTCACCGGTGAGGATGCGGAGGTGAGGGGCGTCGAGTCGGTCGGCGAGTACGCCGACATCGCGGAGACGGCGATCGCGTGCGCCCGGCGTACCGACGCGGTCGTCGTCGCCTCGGGCGAGACGGACATCGTCGCCGACGCGGAGACGGCGTACGAAGTCGACGTCGGGGACCCGATGATGGGAACCGTCGTCGGCACCGGGTGCATGCTCGGTGCGACGCTCGCGGTGTTCGCCGCCGCGACGGCGGACCCGCTTCGAGCGGCGCTCGTCGGAACCGCGGCGTACGGTCTCGCGGGCGAGCGGGCGGCCGCGGGGGAGTACGGCGAGTACGAAGGACCGGCGAGCTACAAAATCGCGTTCCTCGATGCGGTCGCCGGTATGGCGAACGACGACGAGTTCGACCTGAGCGGCCGCGTTCGGGAGGTGAGGTCCTGA
- a CDS encoding MFS transporter, which yields MSFSSLRTLPREAVVVLSLVSGSHVVNHMYLVLFPPILGVLATEFDVTLATLGFAMGAQAFVNTAFQLPFGYLSDTYDRTLTLGLCLVIGGLGALVLAAAPTFEWLLAGQILLGVGVAGHHPAHYPLLSDATTETNRGRVFSIHGFAGNVGFAAPPVVIVAITSIAGLNWRHAFAFIGVVGLLYAVLAVFVLYRYVPRSVRRPNVAGESVSGGESVSGVQTATETPSLGNRLRSGVVALLDSPKILALGLLALVASTAMWGITSFVVTLLEQGYGVESSTASLTLSVMFGVGAVFMLVGGDLSDRFAPAPLILGSYVLVAAFVLLLASFVLPPSAAVVAAVVGGSVGSLSTPARDKLADVLSARADLGRNFAVVTVGIMVGSTIAPPVFGVIIEGFGFRVAFASIAVVALGVAALVVGIVVKWGDDYSISESAAAGE from the coding sequence GTGTCGTTTAGCTCGCTGCGGACGCTCCCCCGAGAGGCCGTCGTCGTTCTGAGTCTCGTGAGCGGTTCGCACGTCGTCAACCACATGTATCTCGTGCTCTTTCCGCCGATTCTCGGCGTGTTGGCGACGGAGTTCGACGTGACGCTCGCGACGCTCGGGTTCGCCATGGGCGCGCAGGCGTTCGTCAACACCGCGTTTCAACTCCCCTTCGGTTACCTCTCGGACACGTACGACCGCACGCTCACGCTCGGTCTCTGTCTCGTTATCGGGGGCCTCGGAGCGCTCGTTCTCGCGGCCGCGCCGACGTTCGAGTGGCTCCTCGCCGGTCAGATACTGCTCGGCGTCGGCGTCGCCGGTCACCACCCGGCGCACTACCCGCTCCTCTCGGACGCGACGACGGAGACGAACCGCGGTCGAGTGTTCAGTATCCACGGGTTCGCGGGCAACGTCGGCTTCGCCGCTCCGCCGGTGGTCATCGTCGCTATCACCTCGATCGCGGGGTTGAACTGGAGACACGCGTTCGCCTTCATCGGGGTTGTCGGGCTGTTGTACGCCGTCCTCGCCGTTTTCGTCCTCTACCGATACGTGCCCCGGTCCGTCCGTCGCCCGAACGTCGCCGGCGAGTCGGTCAGCGGCGGCGAGTCGGTCAGCGGTGTACAGACGGCGACGGAGACGCCGTCGTTAGGGAACCGACTGCGCTCCGGAGTCGTCGCGCTCCTCGACTCGCCGAAGATTCTCGCACTCGGTCTGCTGGCGCTCGTCGCGTCGACGGCGATGTGGGGTATCACGTCGTTCGTCGTCACGCTGCTCGAACAGGGGTACGGCGTCGAATCGTCGACGGCGAGTCTCACCCTCTCGGTGATGTTCGGCGTCGGGGCGGTGTTCATGCTCGTCGGCGGCGACCTGTCGGACCGCTTTGCGCCCGCCCCGCTCATTCTCGGCAGCTACGTTCTCGTTGCCGCGTTCGTCTTACTGCTCGCGTCGTTCGTCCTCCCGCCGTCCGCCGCCGTCGTCGCCGCTGTGGTCGGCGGGAGCGTCGGGAGTCTGAGCACGCCCGCCCGCGACAAACTGGCCGACGTCCTCTCGGCGCGCGCGGACCTCGGCCGAAACTTCGCCGTCGTCACCGTCGGCATCATGGTGGGCAGCACGATCGCGCCGCCGGTTTTCGGCGTGATAATCGAAGGGTTCGGCTTCCGGGTCGCGTTCGCATCCATCGCCGTGGTCGCGCTGGGCGTCGCTGCGCTCGTCGTCGGTATCGTCGTCAAGTGGGGCGACGACTACAGCATCAGTGAGTCTGCCGCTGCGGGAGAGTAA
- a CDS encoding CopD family protein, producing the protein MAIIDTTVRVVHALFAGAWAGGTLLFVGAVLPAARNGVLDAPALRAVTKRFSYLSVAAVLLLLFTGGHLAGTLYTFERLQSTGAGHLVLSMVALWFLLAGVAHVATKRLTDALETDDPKSAVDRTWNLFVLAALLATGLLVVAGLL; encoded by the coding sequence ATGGCAATCATCGATACGACGGTACGAGTCGTACACGCGTTGTTCGCCGGCGCGTGGGCGGGTGGGACGCTCCTGTTCGTCGGAGCAGTGTTGCCGGCGGCGCGAAACGGCGTACTCGATGCGCCGGCGCTGCGAGCAGTTACGAAGCGATTCAGTTACCTCTCTGTCGCGGCGGTCCTCCTCCTCCTTTTCACGGGCGGCCACCTCGCTGGGACGCTGTACACGTTCGAGAGACTCCAGTCGACGGGGGCCGGGCATCTGGTGCTCTCGATGGTCGCTCTCTGGTTCCTGCTGGCGGGCGTCGCCCACGTCGCGACCAAGCGCCTGACCGACGCCCTGGAGACGGACGACCCGAAGTCGGCCGTCGACCGCACGTGGAACCTGTTCGTCCTCGCGGCTCTCCTCGCGACCGGCTTGCTCGTCGTCGCCGGACTGCTGTGA
- a CDS encoding RtcB family protein codes for MPIELNGVHTSARVMVDDESLVDDNCLDQIQTLVDHPAFTEPVRVMPDTHWGAGAPVGFTMPLGERIVPNVVGVDIGCGMCVTNLGEDLPLSDAERERRVRDAVPMGRSVHDYDDAPHLVDEFPFERTNERFERFDAAYRERFGELVDPIEFEFDGYDGEYFKSLCRRVLADRNPSMGHIIQSAGTLGGGNHFVEFARARDSGEYWLVIHSGSRYLGLAVAQYWQQRASEYRAADAIRESIAEGDERFLKFDPETVSDADLFEWVTGGKGESYIRKDRVREAFDGKDIEHAFDRLADIRPSTDEDRPGSDLDWLEGREAHGYFVDMLFAQQYARWNRDLMSDAVCEALGVDAVDRFQSTHNFVDFRDLTIRKGATPAREGQRLVVPFNMADGSILARGKGNEAYHSTAPHGAGRVMSRTDAFETLSLDEFDEAMDGVYSESVVESVLDEAPMAYKSAQSIAEALEPTAEIVDRLDVVHNLKAK; via the coding sequence ATGCCGATAGAACTGAACGGGGTGCACACCAGCGCTCGCGTGATGGTCGACGACGAGAGTCTGGTCGACGACAACTGCCTGGACCAGATACAGACGCTCGTCGACCACCCGGCGTTCACCGAACCGGTGCGCGTGATGCCGGACACCCACTGGGGTGCGGGCGCGCCGGTCGGCTTCACGATGCCGCTGGGCGAGCGAATCGTCCCGAACGTCGTCGGCGTCGACATCGGCTGCGGGATGTGCGTGACGAACCTCGGCGAGGACCTCCCGCTCTCGGACGCCGAACGCGAGCGGCGCGTCCGCGACGCCGTCCCGATGGGCCGGAGCGTCCACGACTACGACGACGCACCGCATCTCGTCGACGAGTTCCCGTTCGAGCGGACCAACGAGCGCTTCGAGCGGTTCGACGCCGCCTACCGCGAGCGGTTCGGGGAATTGGTCGACCCTATCGAGTTCGAGTTCGACGGCTACGATGGCGAGTACTTCAAGTCGCTCTGTCGCCGCGTGCTCGCCGATAGGAATCCGTCGATGGGACACATCATCCAGAGCGCGGGGACTCTCGGCGGCGGCAACCACTTCGTCGAGTTCGCCCGCGCGCGCGACTCGGGTGAGTACTGGCTCGTCATCCACAGCGGTTCTCGGTATCTCGGCCTGGCGGTCGCACAGTACTGGCAACAGCGGGCCTCCGAGTACCGCGCCGCCGACGCCATCCGCGAGTCTATCGCAGAGGGCGACGAACGCTTCCTGAAGTTCGACCCCGAGACGGTGAGCGACGCGGACCTCTTCGAGTGGGTCACCGGCGGGAAAGGCGAATCGTACATCCGCAAGGACCGCGTCCGCGAGGCGTTCGACGGGAAGGATATCGAACACGCGTTCGACAGGCTCGCCGACATCCGACCGTCGACCGACGAAGACCGCCCGGGGTCCGACCTCGACTGGCTGGAGGGCCGCGAGGCCCACGGTTACTTCGTCGACATGCTGTTCGCCCAGCAGTACGCCCGGTGGAACCGCGACCTGATGAGCGACGCCGTCTGCGAGGCGCTCGGCGTCGACGCGGTCGACCGGTTCCAGTCGACGCACAACTTCGTCGACTTCCGCGATTTGACCATCCGGAAGGGAGCGACCCCCGCGCGGGAGGGGCAGCGACTGGTCGTCCCGTTCAACATGGCCGACGGGTCGATACTCGCCCGCGGCAAGGGCAACGAGGCGTACCACTCGACGGCCCCGCACGGCGCGGGCCGCGTGATGAGTCGGACGGACGCCTTCGAGACGCTCTCGCTCGACGAGTTCGACGAGGCGATGGACGGCGTCTACTCCGAGTCCGTCGTCGAGTCGGTGCTGGACGAAGCGCCGATGGCGTACAAATCGGCCCAGTCCATCGCCGAGGCGCTCGAACCGACGGCCGAAATCGTCGACCGACTCGACGTCGTCCACAACCTCAAGGCGAAGTAA
- a CDS encoding DUF7853 family protein, translating to MPSITNDAPTVELELSLEEQWVVHHVLTEYIDVASDESAELPKPVVEIALVEKIEAGTFAFTAFELEKLRFRCRFHARNDAAPAADRPVAQALADRIDHEHGQSVLR from the coding sequence ATGCCCTCGATAACTAACGACGCGCCAACGGTCGAACTCGAACTGAGCCTCGAAGAGCAGTGGGTGGTCCACCACGTCCTCACCGAGTATATCGACGTCGCCAGCGACGAAAGCGCGGAGCTGCCGAAACCGGTCGTCGAAATCGCGCTGGTCGAGAAGATCGAAGCGGGGACGTTCGCGTTCACCGCATTCGAGTTGGAGAAACTCCGGTTCAGATGCCGGTTCCACGCGCGAAACGACGCCGCACCCGCCGCCGACAGACCGGTGGCGCAAGCGTTAGCCGACCGAATCGACCACGAACACGGACAGTCGGTTCTTCGGTAG
- a CDS encoding halocyanin domain-containing protein: MVPNTPLDSDAATTRRRVLALAAATGGASLAGCLDETPSTAGDSDEASDSGESDDSGESSSTTGDAADPEATVEEWMSDGLGYDGVVDETGTGRVTVRVGADSASGPYAYDPAAVRVSPGTVVVWKWTGAGGRHNVVERDGEFESRLYSSGDATFEYTADAPGTYLYFCTPHRGMGMKGAVVVDDS, encoded by the coding sequence ATGGTCCCGAACACTCCTCTCGATTCCGACGCGGCGACGACACGCCGGCGGGTGCTCGCGCTCGCGGCGGCAACCGGCGGTGCGTCGCTCGCTGGGTGTCTCGACGAGACGCCGTCGACCGCGGGCGATAGCGACGAGGCGAGCGACTCCGGGGAGTCCGACGACTCAGGCGAGTCTAGTTCGACGACCGGGGACGCCGCCGACCCGGAGGCGACGGTCGAGGAGTGGATGAGCGACGGGCTCGGCTACGACGGCGTCGTCGACGAAACCGGCACCGGTCGGGTCACCGTCAGAGTCGGTGCCGACTCCGCGAGCGGACCGTACGCCTACGACCCGGCGGCGGTTCGCGTCTCCCCGGGAACGGTAGTCGTCTGGAAGTGGACCGGCGCCGGCGGCAGGCACAACGTGGTCGAACGAGACGGCGAGTTCGAGAGCCGTCTCTACTCCAGCGGTGACGCGACGTTCGAGTACACCGCAGACGCGCCCGGGACGTATCTGTACTTCTGTACCCCACATCGCGGAATGGGGATGAAAGGCGCCGTCGTCGTCGACGACTCGTAG
- a CDS encoding helix-turn-helix domain-containing protein → MDGGIHAQVVVNGVEGCPAASMSETLEIESVTVDRRSELRGGAVVGDVTVGETAAEEETPESVERVFADETRSVYRFENPAGDCPCGRLPDHDCPVREVRADSGSLSLSFIAPDVQTLQSIVADLQSCCDTVRVQRLTQSTSSARRRLLFVNRQAFTDRQYEVLRTAHEMGYFARPKRADSATVAAELGISVATFSEHLAVTQEKLLDQLLAAH, encoded by the coding sequence ATGGACGGCGGAATCCACGCACAAGTCGTAGTGAACGGCGTCGAAGGGTGTCCCGCCGCGTCTATGAGCGAGACGCTCGAAATCGAATCCGTCACCGTCGACCGACGCTCGGAGCTCCGGGGTGGGGCTGTCGTGGGGGACGTCACCGTCGGCGAAACCGCCGCCGAGGAGGAGACGCCCGAGAGCGTAGAGCGGGTGTTCGCCGACGAGACACGGTCGGTGTATCGGTTCGAGAACCCGGCGGGTGACTGCCCCTGCGGTCGCCTCCCCGACCACGACTGTCCCGTTCGTGAGGTTCGCGCCGACTCGGGGTCGCTCTCCCTGTCGTTTATCGCCCCCGACGTGCAGACTCTCCAGTCCATCGTCGCCGACCTTCAGTCCTGCTGTGACACGGTTCGCGTTCAACGACTGACGCAGTCGACGTCGAGCGCTCGGCGACGACTCCTGTTCGTGAACCGCCAGGCGTTCACCGACCGGCAGTACGAAGTGCTGCGAACGGCCCACGAGATGGGGTACTTCGCCCGCCCCAAACGAGCGGACTCGGCGACGGTCGCGGCGGAACTGGGAATCTCGGTGGCGACGTTCAGCGAGCATCTCGCCGTCACCCAGGAGAAACTTCTCGACCAGTTGCTGGCCGCTCACTGA
- a CDS encoding gamma carbonic anhydrase family protein: MPDRRYYSFEGVEPEIHADADVSRESTLVGDVTVAADASVWPGVVLRGDIGPVNIGRQSHVGDNAVVHASTVGDRVMVGHGAVINEATVEDGSLVGFNSTVNTGVTVGERSVVAAGAVIPEQYDIPAESFVRGVPARVTPLADERISAEEIFSTYSSGEYGTLVDRHEELFDE, encoded by the coding sequence ATGCCCGATAGACGATACTACAGTTTCGAGGGAGTCGAACCGGAGATTCACGCCGACGCCGACGTGAGCCGCGAATCGACGCTCGTCGGCGACGTGACCGTCGCCGCCGACGCCAGCGTCTGGCCCGGCGTCGTCCTGCGCGGCGACATCGGCCCGGTGAACATCGGCCGGCAGTCCCACGTCGGCGACAACGCCGTCGTTCACGCGTCGACGGTCGGCGACCGGGTGATGGTCGGCCACGGCGCGGTCATCAACGAGGCGACGGTCGAAGACGGCTCGCTCGTCGGGTTCAACTCGACGGTGAACACCGGCGTCACGGTCGGCGAGCGAAGCGTCGTCGCCGCCGGGGCCGTGATACCGGAGCAGTACGATATCCCCGCCGAGTCGTTCGTCCGCGGTGTCCCCGCCCGCGTCACGCCGCTGGCCGACGAGCGAATCAGCGCCGAGGAGATATTCTCGACGTACTCCTCCGGCGAGTACGGTACTCTGGTCGACCGGCACGAGGAGCTGTTCGACGAGTAG
- a CDS encoding VIT1/CCC1 transporter family protein, whose product MIERLLGDDVRSSGRYLAEVIYGANDGIVTTFAVVAGVAGAALKPSIVVILGVANLLADGFSMGMSNYLSRRSEMDYRATVDDGVPTDADPDKSPANTAFVTFLAFVAAGWMPLIPYLFGVDPLFPSSVVVTGIAFFGVGASRSLVTNRRWYVNGAEMFLVGMAAATVAYVVGALLSGFA is encoded by the coding sequence ATGATAGAGCGGCTCCTCGGGGACGACGTTCGGTCCTCCGGTCGGTATCTCGCGGAGGTAATCTACGGCGCGAACGACGGCATCGTCACGACGTTCGCCGTCGTCGCCGGCGTCGCCGGGGCGGCGTTGAAACCCTCTATCGTGGTAATTCTCGGCGTCGCAAACCTCCTCGCCGACGGGTTCTCGATGGGGATGAGCAACTACCTGAGTCGACGCTCGGAGATGGACTACCGAGCGACCGTCGACGACGGTGTTCCCACCGACGCCGACCCCGACAAATCGCCGGCAAACACCGCGTTCGTCACGTTTCTCGCCTTCGTCGCCGCGGGGTGGATGCCGCTCATCCCGTACCTGTTCGGCGTCGACCCGCTGTTTCCGTCCTCCGTCGTCGTCACCGGAATCGCGTTCTTCGGCGTCGGCGCGAGTCGCAGTCTCGTGACGAACCGTCGGTGGTACGTCAACGGAGCCGAGATGTTTCTCGTCGGGATGGCTGCTGCGACGGTTGCGTACGTCGTCGGCGCGCTGTTGAGCGGGTTCGCCTGA
- a CDS encoding MBL fold metallo-hydrolase, producing MSRTHRIEVSEGSPEGTNSAYVLPDRGVLVDPGPPVDGAWDRLVSGIGEAGLELADVSSVLVTHWHADHAGLAPRLCEASDATLYVHESDAPLVADYAAARANRVRRDARRLIEWGVPEETVETVMSGDTPSPMPDAYPVEALADGDVVAGIETLHTPGHTLGHAAFADNRSDTVFVGDAVLPTYTPNVGGSDTRVEDALATYRETLNRLRERAERSEIPETAHPGHGTELSLVNRIDEILSHHETRTEQMYDCVEERGPLTPWDVATDRFGEMRGIHVKMGAGEAAAHLSALASGGRVEQVSEEPVVYR from the coding sequence GTGAGTCGAACCCACCGAATCGAGGTTAGCGAGGGGAGCCCAGAGGGAACGAACAGCGCGTACGTCCTCCCGGACCGCGGCGTCCTCGTCGACCCCGGACCGCCGGTCGACGGCGCGTGGGACCGCCTCGTCTCCGGCATCGGCGAGGCCGGTCTCGAACTCGCGGACGTCTCGTCGGTTCTCGTCACCCACTGGCACGCCGACCACGCCGGACTCGCACCCCGACTCTGCGAGGCAAGCGACGCGACGCTGTACGTGCACGAATCCGACGCGCCGCTTGTCGCCGACTACGCGGCGGCGAGAGCGAATCGAGTGAGGCGAGACGCACGGCGACTAATCGAGTGGGGCGTTCCCGAAGAGACGGTCGAGACGGTGATGAGTGGGGATACGCCGTCGCCGATGCCGGACGCGTACCCGGTAGAGGCGCTCGCCGACGGCGACGTCGTCGCGGGTATCGAGACGCTTCACACGCCCGGCCACACGCTCGGTCACGCCGCGTTCGCCGACAACCGAAGTGATACGGTGTTCGTCGGCGACGCGGTGTTACCGACGTACACCCCGAACGTCGGCGGCAGCGACACACGCGTCGAGGACGCGTTGGCGACGTACCGGGAGACGCTGAATCGGCTCCGCGAACGGGCCGAACGGTCGGAGATACCGGAGACGGCGCACCCCGGACACGGGACGGAGCTCTCGCTCGTCAACCGAATCGACGAGATTCTGTCGCACCACGAGACGCGAACCGAACAGATGTACGATTGTGTCGAGGAACGGGGACCCCTCACGCCGTGGGACGTCGCTACCGACCGCTTCGGCGAGATGCGGGGAATACACGTGAAGATGGGCGCGGGCGAGGCGGCGGCGCATCTCTCGGCGTTGGCGTCGGGAGGCCGGGTCGAGCAGGTGAGCGAGGAACCCGTCGTCTACAGGTGA
- a CDS encoding diacylglycerol/lipid kinase family protein, with protein sequence MNENGPRTARTRDGDSPRLVGANGHRRVVMNPTSGGGKHRDAVRALADEYGYDVVETAGPGDAAALAREAADDDVRRLAVAGGDGTLHEVVTGLFEVDALGDVTVGIVPVGTANIFARNVGVEDVEAGFNLLENGEKRRIDLGVAGEEPFVVSAVAGLTAETSVATSAALKERLGSLAFLYTGIKKTVEFESLQLEVEAVSEGEEVTWTGEALCVLVGNVRQFAKEGGQANAEDGLFDVVIVEEMPPQNVLAEAAAHRVFGKGTEHVVHLRASQLTVEGLSSERIAYSLDGEVSEHERLVLHSKPRTLSVAVGPTYEANPS encoded by the coding sequence GTGAACGAGAACGGCCCCCGAACGGCGCGGACGCGAGACGGCGACTCCCCGCGGCTCGTCGGCGCGAACGGACACCGACGCGTCGTGATGAACCCGACGAGCGGCGGCGGTAAACACAGAGACGCGGTTCGCGCGCTGGCCGACGAGTACGGGTACGACGTCGTCGAGACCGCCGGACCGGGAGACGCGGCGGCGCTCGCGCGCGAGGCCGCGGACGACGACGTCCGACGACTCGCCGTCGCCGGTGGAGACGGGACGCTTCACGAGGTCGTGACGGGACTGTTCGAAGTCGACGCACTCGGAGACGTGACCGTCGGTATCGTTCCCGTCGGAACCGCGAACATCTTCGCGCGAAACGTCGGCGTCGAGGACGTGGAAGCGGGGTTCAACCTGCTCGAAAACGGCGAGAAACGGCGAATCGACCTCGGGGTCGCGGGCGAGGAACCGTTCGTCGTCTCGGCCGTCGCCGGGCTGACCGCCGAAACCAGCGTGGCGACGAGTGCCGCGCTGAAGGAGCGTCTCGGGTCGCTCGCGTTCCTCTACACCGGTATCAAGAAGACGGTCGAGTTCGAGAGCTTGCAACTGGAAGTCGAAGCGGTCTCGGAGGGCGAGGAGGTCACGTGGACCGGCGAAGCGCTCTGCGTGCTCGTCGGCAACGTCCGACAGTTCGCCAAGGAGGGCGGCCAGGCGAACGCCGAAGACGGGCTGTTCGACGTGGTCATCGTCGAGGAGATGCCGCCGCAGAACGTCCTCGCCGAGGCCGCTGCTCACCGCGTGTTCGGCAAGGGAACAGAACACGTGGTCCACCTCCGGGCGAGTCAACTGACCGTCGAGGGACTTTCGAGCGAGAGAATCGCGTACAGTCTCGACGGTGAGGTGAGCGAGCACGAGCGCCTCGTTCTACACTCGAAACCGCGGACGCTCTCGGTAGCAGTCGGCCCGACGTACGAAGCGAATCCCAGCTAG
- a CDS encoding DUF7120 family protein — protein MSRVELTLPDDLSDRIDILVEQGEFLTRQKAMEELLSMGISTYDTVEEDEIQMEEELFHQAVSDQQDPAMRDEGDDYTF, from the coding sequence ATGTCCAGAGTCGAGCTGACGCTGCCGGACGACCTCTCCGACCGCATCGATATACTCGTCGAACAGGGCGAGTTCCTGACGCGCCAGAAAGCCATGGAAGAGCTGCTGTCGATGGGCATCTCCACCTACGACACCGTCGAGGAGGACGAGATTCAGATGGAGGAGGAGCTGTTCCACCAAGCCGTGTCGGACCAGCAGGACCCGGCGATGCGCGACGAAGGCGACGACTACACGTTCTAA
- a CDS encoding PadR family transcriptional regulator, which translates to MNDLSGFQRDLLWVIAGQERPSGQEVKTELEEYVEGEINHGRLYPNLDTLVNKSYVEKGPIDRRTNYYAITDKGRESLRSRRDWEDQYVSLE; encoded by the coding sequence ATGAACGACCTCAGCGGCTTTCAGCGCGACCTGCTGTGGGTAATCGCAGGTCAAGAACGACCATCGGGTCAAGAAGTCAAGACGGAGTTAGAGGAGTACGTCGAAGGTGAAATCAACCACGGTCGACTGTACCCGAACCTCGACACGCTCGTGAACAAATCGTACGTCGAGAAGGGACCGATAGACCGCCGAACCAACTACTACGCGATAACCGACAAAGGGCGCGAGAGCCTCCGGTCACGGCGGGATTGGGAGGACCAGTACGTCTCGTTGGAGTGA